One Brassica napus cultivar Da-Ae chromosome C2, Da-Ae, whole genome shotgun sequence DNA window includes the following coding sequences:
- the LOC106380954 gene encoding LOW QUALITY PROTEIN: MLO-like protein 11 (The sequence of the model RefSeq protein was modified relative to this genomic sequence to represent the inferred CDS: substituted 1 base at 1 genomic stop codon) — MGEGDENEAESNERSLALSPTWSVAIVLSVFVLVSLIVERSIHRLSTWLRKTKRKPLFAALEKMKQELMLLGFISLLLTATSSTIANICVPSSFYNDRFVPCTRSEIREEELGNESSVQRNLLTKSFFFSIFKRRRLEGIHQATCSEGHEPFVSYEGLEQLHRFIFIMAVTHVTYSCLTMLLAIVKIHSWRIWEDVARMDRHDCLTAVTREKVLRRQTTFVQYHTSAPLAKNRLLIWVTCFFRQFGHSVVRSDYLTLRKGFIVNHHLTLKYDFHSYMIRSMEEEFQRIVGVSGPLWGFVVAFMLFNIKGSNLYFWIAIIPVTLVLLVGTKLQHVIATLALENAGLTEYPSGVKLRPRDELFWFNKPELLLSLIHFILFQNSFELASFFWFWWQFGYNSCFLKNHLLVYFRLILGFAGQFLCSYSTLPLYAXVAQMGTNYKAALIPQRIRDTIQGWGKATRKKRRHGYYGDDSTVRTETSTVASIEEYDHQVLDVAETYPQQQQGIELELQPIQPRNTSASAANESSSRAGTPLLRPCVSISSATTPELIVEPMEPLSRSSSLPVRRE; from the exons ATGGGAGAAGGAGACGAAAACGAAGCAGAGTCAAATGAGAGATCCTTGGCTTTATCACCTACATGGTCTGTTGCTATAGTCTTGTCTGTCTTCGTTCTTGTTTCTTTGATCGTTGAGCGCTCCATTCATCGCCTCAGCACT TGGTTAAGGAAGACAAAGAGGAAACCTTTGTTTGCTGCtttggagaagatgaaacaaG AGTTGATGCTGCTTGGCTTCATCTCACTTCTTCTTACAGCTACCTCTAGCACTATAGCCAACATCTGTGTCCCTTCAAGTTTTTACAACGACAGATTCGTTCCTTGCACACGTTCTGAGATTAGAGAGGAAGAACTTGGAAACGAATCATCTGTCCAGAGGAATCTTTTGACCAAATCCTTCTTCTTCAGCATCTTTAAGAGAAGAAGGTTGGAAGGCATTCACCAAGCTACTTGCAGCGAG GGGCATGAGCCGTTTGTTTCATACGAAGGCCTTGAACAGTTGCATCGCTTTATCTTTATAATGGCGGTTACACATGTTACTTACAGCTGCTTGACCATGCTCCTTGCTATCGTTAAG ATTCATAGTTGGAGGATCTGGGAGGATGTAGCTCGCATGGATCGTCATGATTGCTTAACTG CGGTGACAAGGGAAAAAGTATTAAGAAGGCAAACAACGTTTGTTCAGTATCATACATCTGCACCTCTGGCCAAGAATAGATTGCTTATATGGGTG ACATGTTTCTTCAGGCAATTTGGACATTCTGTTGTTCGTTCTGACTACCTTACTCTTCGGAAAGGATTCATTGTG AATCACCACCTCACATTAAAGTACGATTTTCACAGCTACATGATTCGTTCTATGGAGGAAGAGTTCCAAAGGATCGTTGGTGTAAG TGGGCCGCTTTGGGGGTTTGTAGTTGCTTTCATGCTCTTTAACATAAAAG GATCAAATCTCTATTTCTGGATAGCAATCATACCTGTTACT CTTGTTCTTCTGGTTGGTACCAAGCTGCAACATGTAATAGCAACTTTGGCATTAGAGAATGCTGGTTTAACAGAATATCCTTCTGGAGTTAAGCTGAGACCTAGGGATGAACTTTTCTGGTTCAATAAACCAGAACTACTCTTGTCCCTTATCCACTTCATCCTATTCCAG AACTCTTTTGAACTGGcttcattcttctggttctgg tGGCAGTTTGGTTACAACTCTTGCTTCCTTAAGAATCATCTCCTTGTTTACTTCCGACTTATTTTAGG GTTTGCTGGACAGTTTCTATGCAGCTACAGCACACTCCCACTATATGCATAGGTCGCCCAG ATGGGAACAAACTATAAAGCGGCTCTGATACCTCAGAGGATAAGAGATACAATTCAAGGTTGGGGGAAAGCGAccagaaagaaaagaagacatGGTTATTACGGCGATGATTCGACTGTTAGGACAGAAACAAGCACGGTTGCTTCTATTGAAGAATATGACCATCAAGTGCTTGATGTTGCTGAAACTTATCCACAACAGCAACAAGGGATTGAGCTTGAGTTGCAGCCAATCCAACCTCGTAATACTTCTGCTTCTGCAGCTAATGAATCTTCAAGTAGAGCTGGAACACCTCTTCTTCGACCTTGTGTCTCGATTTCTTCAGCAACGACCCCAGAGCTAATAGTAGAACCTATGGAACCACTCTCGAGATCATCTTCATTGCCAGTGAGAAGAGAATGA
- the LOC111213899 gene encoding CBS domain-containing protein CBSX5-like: MAITLLSHEVSDLCIGKPPLRCLSAVTATVADAIAALKSSDDPFLSVWSCNHDETNDDDDNKKCDCECLGKICMADVICYLSKFDNKVLSLSSAFNASVSVLLHKCRSIVVHVQSSCKLAEAIDLITGGAQNLIVPIQTKRGQHKVLTRKNAVVSLTTTTTTHKNSRQFCWITQEDIIRFFLGSISTFSPLTSMSISELGVINSTRAFLAVDYYSSAASAVTAISLAIANNISVLVVDGGCDVVEYPRIALIGEILPMTLACCDETAAAAVATLSVGELMTYIEGSGPLESHVRVVRNRLEEKGMVGLISLVDSLSGSSSSEEESPTGRKKSYGRSVSRAARMARKSVAIVCNRKSSLMAVMIQAIARRVSYVWVVDEDGCFIGMVTFVDILKLFRVFLDD, encoded by the exons ATGGCAATAACCCTTTTGTCTCACGAGGTATCGGACCTCTGTATCGGCAAACCGCCACTACGTTGTCTCTCAGCCGTCACAGCCACCGTCGCTGACGCCATCGCTGCTCTCAAATCCTCCGACGATCCTTTCCTCAGCGTCTGGAGCTGTAATCACGACGAAACCAATGATGATGACGACAACAAGAAGTGCGACTGCGAGTGTTTGGGTAAGATCTGCATGGCGGATGTGATCTGTTACCTGTCTAAATTCGACAACAAGGTTTTGTCTCTTTCCTCTGCTTTCAATGCATCTGTCTCTGTTCTTCTCCATAAATGTCGTTCCATCGTCGTCCATGTCCAATCTTCATGCAA GTTAGCTGAAGCCATTGATCTGATAACCGGAGGAGCACAAAATCTGATTGTTCCGATTCAGACAAAGAGAGGACAGCACAAGGTTCTGACCCGAAAAAACGCTGTCGTTTCGCTCACCACCACAACAACAACACACAAGAACAGCCGCCAGTTCTGCTGGATCACCCAAGAAGACATAATTAGATTCTTTCTTGGTTCAATCAGCACCTTCTCTCCTTTAACTTCGATGTCTATCTCCGAACTCGGCGTGATAAACAGTACACGTGCTTTCCTCGCCGTGGATTACTACTCCTCAGCTGCCTCTGCCGTTACCGCCATTTCTCTCGCCATTGCCAATAATATATCCGTCTTGGTTGTTGATGGTGGATGCGATGTAGTAGAATATCCACGTATAGCTCTAATCGGCGAGATTCTGCCAATGACACTCGCGTGCTGCGATGAAACAGCGGCGGCAGCGGTTGCTACACTCTCCGTCGGCGAACTGATGACGTACATTGAGGGTAGTGGTCCGCTGGAGAGTCACGTAAGGGTCGTCAGGAATCGTCTTGAAGAGAAAGGGATGGTGGGTTTGATCTCACTCGTCGATTCCTTGTCGGGATCTTCTTCGTCGGAGGAAGAATCTCCCACGGGGAGGAAGAAGTCATATGGTCGGTCAGTGAGTAGAGCGGCGAGGATGGCGAGGAAGTCGGTGGCGATAGTGTGTAATCGGAAAAGCTCGTTAATGGCGGTGATGATACAAGCGATTGCTCGCAGGGTAAGTTATGTGTGGGTGGTTGATGAAGATGGTTGCTTTATTGGTATGGTTACTTTTGTTGATATTTTGAAACTTTTCAGAGTATTTTTGGATGATTAA